In a single window of the Nodularia spumigena CCY9414 genome:
- a CDS encoding TerB family tellurite resistance protein: MVTDSHVKNLVKILIGAAWIDGKIQPEERQYLREIAQAKGLATDPEIKPWLYELVREQPQECYAWVEEYLGDRPSLEDCENLIEAISGLIYSDGEVAVEEARLLTKLQELTKLNESTQPAYTALLKQIQKLYRRWVDVQN, translated from the coding sequence ATGGTTACTGATTCCCATGTGAAAAACTTAGTTAAAATTTTGATTGGTGCGGCTTGGATTGATGGTAAGATCCAGCCTGAAGAACGGCAATATCTGCGGGAGATAGCTCAAGCAAAAGGTTTGGCCACTGACCCAGAGATTAAGCCTTGGCTATACGAATTGGTTCGGGAGCAACCACAAGAATGTTATGCTTGGGTCGAAGAATATTTAGGCGATCGCCCCAGCTTGGAAGATTGCGAAAATCTCATTGAGGCTATTAGTGGATTAATTTACAGTGATGGCGAAGTGGCTGTAGAAGAAGCACGGCTTCTGACCAAACTACAGGAGTTAACAAAGCTTAATGAATCTACTCAACCAGCTTATACAGCCTTGCTCAAGCAAATTCAAAAGCTTTATCGTCGGTGGGTTGATGTGCAGAACTAA
- a CDS encoding 16S rRNA (cytosine(967)-C(5))-methyltransferase has protein sequence MTNPRQIAFNALRDVHKGAYADVALNRALQKVTLPNHDRRLLTELVYGSVRRQRTLDTLIDQLATKKSHQQPKDLRSILHLGLYQLRYQERIPASAAVNTTVQLAKENGFSGLTGFVNGLLRQYIRLAQKLPEPLKLPENPVERLGILHSFPDWIIQVWLDQLDLVETENLCDWMNQTPTIDLRINPLRTSIEEVEAALESAGILTRRVNNCPQALRLIGSTGAIQNLPGFNEGWWSVQDASAQLVGYLLHPQAGEVVIDACAAPGGKTTHIAELMGDEGEIWACDRTASRLRKLKENAQRLHLQSIQICTGDSRNLPQFNHRGDRLLLDAPCSGLGTLHRHADARWRQTLESVQELSILQTELISQTSQFVKPGGVLVYATCTLHPAENEGVISTFLANHPQWQIYPPSADFLDSAYSTPQGWLKVWPHRQNMDGFFMVRLRKTNDSE, from the coding sequence ATGACTAACCCCCGTCAAATAGCTTTTAATGCCTTGCGCGACGTTCACAAAGGAGCTTATGCTGATGTTGCCTTAAATAGAGCGCTGCAAAAAGTTACCTTACCGAATCACGATCGCCGTTTACTGACAGAATTAGTATATGGCAGTGTCAGAAGACAACGCACCCTCGACACACTTATAGACCAACTCGCCACGAAGAAATCTCACCAACAACCCAAAGACCTCCGCAGCATTTTACATCTGGGTTTATACCAACTGCGTTATCAAGAGCGTATCCCCGCTTCGGCGGCTGTGAACACCACTGTCCAACTAGCTAAGGAAAATGGCTTTTCTGGTCTGACGGGTTTTGTGAATGGTCTATTGCGGCAATACATCCGGTTAGCCCAGAAATTACCAGAGCCTTTAAAGTTACCTGAGAATCCGGTGGAACGTTTGGGAATTTTACACAGTTTTCCCGATTGGATTATTCAGGTTTGGTTAGACCAATTGGATTTGGTGGAGACAGAAAATCTCTGTGATTGGATGAACCAAACACCGACAATTGATTTACGAATTAATCCCCTGCGGACTTCTATTGAGGAAGTTGAGGCGGCTTTGGAGTCGGCGGGAATTTTAACGCGGCGGGTTAACAATTGCCCCCAAGCTTTAAGATTAATTGGTAGTACTGGGGCGATTCAAAATCTGCCCGGATTTAACGAGGGTTGGTGGTCTGTACAAGATGCTAGCGCTCAACTGGTGGGTTATTTACTTCATCCCCAAGCCGGTGAGGTGGTAATTGATGCTTGTGCTGCACCTGGGGGTAAAACTACCCATATTGCTGAGTTAATGGGGGATGAGGGGGAAATTTGGGCTTGCGATCGCACTGCGTCCCGATTGCGTAAACTGAAAGAAAATGCTCAACGGCTACATTTACAATCGATTCAAATTTGTACAGGTGATAGTCGTAATTTACCGCAATTTAATCATAGAGGCGATCGCCTCTTACTCGATGCTCCATGTTCTGGCTTGGGAACTCTACACCGTCACGCTGATGCACGTTGGCGACAAACACTGGAATCTGTGCAGGAACTCTCAATTTTGCAAACAGAACTGATTTCACAGACATCGCAATTTGTCAAGCCCGGAGGTGTACTGGTTTATGCCACTTGTACCCTACATCCAGCCGAAAATGAAGGTGTGATTTCGACATTTTTAGCGAATCATCCCCAATGGCAAATTTACCCCCCCAGCGCTGATTTCCTTGATTCTGCCTATTCCACACCCCAAGGCTGGCTTAAAGTCTGGCCTCATCGACAGAACATGGATGGCTTTTTTATGGTGCGCTTAAGAAAAACCAACGATTCCGAATGA
- a CDS encoding glycoside hydrolase 100 family protein gives MDREEVVIVDDLEKQAWEILEKSILYYQGRPIGTIATYDPSQKVLSHDHCFIRDFASSALLFLIKGKYDIVRNFLEETLKLQPKKNKFDAYIPGQGLIPASFKVVLKDGEEYLETDFGEHAIARVTPVDSCLWWIIILYAYVKATKDISFALQPEFQQGITLIMELCLATRFDMYPTLLVPDGACMIYRRMGIYGYPLEIQALFYSALRSARKLLICAGDEEIVVGIDNRLPLLRDHIRHHYWIDMKRLNVIYRFKGEEYGESAVNQFNIYPDSIHYAKLAIWLPKHGGYLAGNVGPSQLDTRFFALGNMMAIISSLASEQQSQAIMNLIEEQWDDLVGEMPMKICFPAVEKDEYRIFTGCDPRNVPWSYHNGGSWPVLLWSLIAAAQKTGRTDIAKRALEIAETRLSKDNWPEYYDGTRGLLIGKEARRYQTWTISGFLLAKELMRNSAHLGLISFGQFDLENASQSCEL, from the coding sequence ATGGACAGAGAGGAAGTAGTAATAGTTGATGATTTAGAGAAACAGGCCTGGGAAATCTTAGAAAAGTCGATTCTTTACTACCAAGGTCGTCCTATAGGTACAATTGCCACTTATGATCCTTCGCAAAAAGTGTTAAGCCATGACCATTGTTTTATTAGGGATTTTGCATCGTCAGCTTTACTTTTTCTGATCAAAGGTAAATATGATATTGTCCGTAATTTTCTAGAAGAAACTTTAAAGTTACAGCCGAAAAAAAACAAGTTTGACGCTTATATACCTGGGCAAGGTTTGATACCAGCTAGCTTTAAAGTTGTATTAAAAGATGGGGAAGAATATTTAGAAACGGATTTTGGTGAACACGCGATCGCCAGAGTTACACCTGTTGATTCTTGTCTGTGGTGGATTATAATACTATATGCTTATGTCAAAGCTACAAAAGATATAAGTTTCGCCTTGCAGCCGGAATTTCAGCAAGGAATCACCTTAATTATGGAACTCTGCTTGGCGACACGATTTGATATGTACCCTACGCTGTTAGTTCCAGATGGCGCTTGTATGATTTATCGGCGTATGGGTATCTATGGTTATCCTTTAGAAATTCAAGCGCTATTTTATTCTGCGTTGCGTTCGGCGCGGAAGTTGCTGATTTGTGCAGGTGATGAAGAAATTGTCGTCGGGATTGATAACCGCTTACCTCTATTAAGAGATCATATTCGTCATCACTATTGGATTGATATGAAGCGATTGAATGTAATTTATCGCTTTAAGGGTGAAGAATACGGAGAGTCAGCAGTCAATCAATTTAATATCTATCCTGATTCCATTCACTATGCTAAATTAGCTATTTGGTTGCCTAAACACGGTGGTTACTTAGCAGGTAATGTCGGTCCTTCGCAACTAGATACACGTTTCTTTGCACTGGGAAATATGATGGCTATTATTTCCTCTTTAGCAAGTGAACAGCAATCCCAAGCGATTATGAATCTGATTGAAGAACAATGGGATGATTTAGTGGGAGAAATGCCGATGAAAATCTGTTTCCCGGCTGTAGAAAAGGATGAATACAGAATTTTTACGGGATGTGACCCCAGAAATGTCCCTTGGTCATACCATAATGGTGGTAGTTGGCCGGTATTATTGTGGTCGTTAATTGCTGCGGCTCAAAAAACAGGTAGAACGGATATTGCTAAACGCGCGTTGGAAATTGCCGAAACACGTCTGAGTAAAGATAATTGGCCGGAATATTACGATGGTACACGGGGGCTGTTAATTGGTAAGGAAGCGAGAAGATATCAAACCTGGACAATTTCTGGCTTTCTATTGGCAAAAGAATTGATGCGAAATTCGGCGCATTTAGGATTAATTAGTTTTGGGCAGTTTGATTTAGAGAATGCTTCCCAGTCTTGTGAATTGTAA
- a CDS encoding glycoside hydrolase 100 family protein — MPINEVLTDENIEEEAWRALEKSILYYQGRPIGTVAAYDASVEALNYDQCFVRDFVSSALIFLIKGRTEIVRNFLEETLKLQPKERELDAYKPGRGLIPASFKVVVENGEEHLEADFGEHAIARVTPVDSCLWWIILLRAYVVATKDYSIAYQPDFQNGIRLIIEICLANRFDMYPTLLVPDGACMIDRRMGIYGHPLELQVLFYAALRGAREMLVCKGNQECKGNQDIVAAIDNRLPLLCAHIRQHYWIDINRLNAIYRFRSEEYGKGAVNLFNIYVDSLPYYELDKWLPRKGGYLAGNVGPSQLDTRFFALGNLMAIISDLATEDQSQAIMNLIEERWDDLVGDMPMKICFPALESEEYRIVTGCDPKNIPWSYHNAGSWPVLMWMFAAASVKTNRTGLARRTIEIAKARLSEDEWPEYYDGKKGRLIGKQARKYQTWTIAGFLLAKELMDNPNYLSLVSFEELAPEAVSRACEFEVGSVEPYLPR, encoded by the coding sequence ATGCCAATAAATGAAGTCCTAACAGATGAAAATATAGAAGAAGAAGCATGGCGAGCGTTAGAGAAGTCAATTCTCTATTATCAAGGTCGCCCCATTGGGACTGTAGCCGCCTATGATGCATCTGTAGAAGCACTTAATTATGACCAGTGCTTTGTCCGGGATTTTGTTTCTTCAGCGTTAATTTTTCTGATTAAAGGTAGAACAGAGATTGTTCGCAATTTCCTAGAAGAAACTTTGAAGTTACAGCCTAAAGAAAGGGAATTAGATGCTTATAAGCCTGGGCGTGGGTTAATTCCGGCTAGCTTTAAAGTTGTGGTAGAAAATGGAGAGGAGCATTTAGAAGCTGATTTTGGGGAACACGCGATCGCCAGAGTTACCCCAGTAGATTCTTGTCTATGGTGGATTATTTTGTTGCGTGCTTATGTAGTCGCCACCAAGGATTATTCCATCGCCTATCAACCTGATTTCCAAAACGGTATCCGCTTAATTATCGAAATCTGCTTGGCTAATCGCTTTGATATGTACCCGACGCTGTTGGTTCCCGATGGTGCTTGTATGATTGACCGTCGGATGGGTATTTATGGTCATCCGCTAGAACTTCAGGTGTTATTTTATGCGGCTTTGCGTGGGGCGCGTGAGATGCTAGTTTGTAAAGGTAATCAAGAATGTAAAGGTAATCAGGATATAGTCGCCGCAATTGATAACCGCTTACCGCTTTTATGCGCTCACATTCGCCAACATTATTGGATAGATATTAATCGCCTCAATGCAATTTATCGCTTCAGAAGTGAAGAATATGGCAAAGGTGCAGTGAATCTATTTAATATCTATGTAGACTCTCTTCCCTATTACGAATTAGACAAATGGCTACCCAGAAAAGGTGGTTATTTAGCTGGTAATGTTGGTCCATCGCAGTTAGATACGCGTTTCTTTGCACTGGGTAACTTGATGGCGATTATTTCCGATTTAGCCACCGAAGACCAGTCACAAGCTATTATGAATTTGATTGAGGAACGATGGGACGATTTGGTGGGAGATATGCCAATGAAAATCTGTTTTCCAGCTTTAGAAAGTGAAGAATACAGAATTGTTACCGGATGTGACCCTAAAAATATTCCTTGGTCATATCATAATGCTGGAAGTTGGCCGGTATTAATGTGGATGTTTGCCGCCGCATCTGTAAAAACTAACAGAACTGGTTTAGCTAGAAGGACTATTGAAATTGCCAAAGCAAGGCTGAGTGAAGATGAATGGCCTGAATATTATGATGGTAAGAAAGGGCGATTAATTGGCAAACAAGCCAGGAAATATCAAACTTGGACAATTGCTGGTTTCTTGTTGGCAAAAGAACTGATGGATAATCCCAATTATTTATCGTTAGTGAGTTTTGAGGAATTAGCTCCTGAAGCAGTTTCCCGCGCCTGTGAGTTTGAAGTTGGCAGTGTAGAACCTTACTTACCTCGATAG